A region from the Desulfomarina profundi genome encodes:
- a CDS encoding RAMP superfamily CRISPR-associated protein, translated as MTATAGKNPVTRLDITFHIKLTLEAPILTRATEASPGFSETAARDHLGRLYLPNSLIKGNLKQYCLDYNWLTEDEMQKLFGFKPETSTNNQPGRGLLHFSDFTCENPPDHGISTRIEIDSDRGAVSSGQLVFMELPFAPGREVVFTGIIRAAAENDEELKKLFHTINTVFRLVPAFGGQQGIGYGRLKKVTIDHKSKEFPQPPPLEKIQTCDGLFNLSLTPLAPFCLAGHLPLKNRFEGEEIISGGAIKGIMAHTLNRITGRDINSPIDGSLPLPWTELGKHFSRIKINHAFPIESTSESGPTDYSFRPKQPPLTTVRAADNTYDIALKSGPGLIAGKAPSFAADWKGRDWRAVKRHFGWPENLRRILRVRTAIDSKRRRAMESELFAMECIVPDNHEWLCQIDLCYNENPVIADPETRKRISSQLCTLFEYGLFGLGKTKVELKTQLTAAKPHPLECKPLYRTDSPDNPLWIITLQTNAMIVHPKVLAGPDNCTSDKLTREYQQYWHEIDKDLQLDRHFSCQVLYGRYLSRRFQKGKPYNPYLLVKAGSVFILSSQGNKRATKRIGETLAKLQKNNLPLPGWAGDIYGEPIDWQNCPWLAKHGFGEICVNLPFHGISCPEWEDI; from the coding sequence ATGACAGCAACAGCCGGAAAAAATCCTGTCACTCGATTGGATATCACCTTCCATATCAAATTAACTCTGGAAGCCCCTATACTCACCAGAGCAACCGAGGCAAGTCCGGGCTTCAGTGAAACTGCAGCTCGAGATCACCTGGGTCGATTGTACCTGCCAAACTCTCTTATCAAAGGTAATCTCAAACAGTATTGTTTGGATTATAATTGGTTAACTGAAGATGAAATGCAGAAATTGTTCGGTTTTAAACCTGAAACCAGCACCAACAATCAGCCGGGAAGAGGCTTGCTCCACTTCTCTGATTTTACCTGTGAGAACCCTCCCGACCATGGGATTTCCACCCGTATTGAAATTGATTCCGACCGGGGAGCTGTCTCTTCCGGTCAACTTGTCTTTATGGAACTGCCATTCGCACCGGGCCGGGAAGTTGTCTTTACCGGAATAATCAGAGCGGCAGCAGAAAACGACGAAGAATTAAAAAAACTGTTTCATACAATCAACACCGTATTCAGGCTCGTTCCGGCCTTTGGCGGTCAGCAGGGTATCGGATATGGCAGACTGAAAAAAGTGACGATTGATCATAAAAGCAAGGAATTTCCGCAACCTCCCCCACTGGAAAAGATACAGACATGCGATGGTTTGTTCAACCTCTCTCTCACCCCGCTGGCACCTTTCTGTCTTGCAGGGCACCTGCCCCTGAAGAACAGATTCGAGGGAGAGGAAATCATTTCAGGTGGGGCTATCAAGGGAATTATGGCCCATACCCTGAACCGCATCACCGGCAGAGATATTAACTCACCCATTGACGGCTCCCTGCCCCTACCGTGGACAGAGCTGGGAAAACATTTCAGCCGAATTAAAATCAACCATGCCTTTCCGATTGAAAGCACATCGGAAAGCGGACCCACAGACTATTCATTTCGTCCAAAACAACCACCATTAACTACAGTACGGGCAGCTGACAATACCTATGATATCGCACTAAAATCCGGCCCCGGTCTTATTGCCGGAAAGGCCCCCTCCTTTGCTGCCGACTGGAAAGGCAGAGACTGGCGAGCGGTAAAAAGACACTTTGGCTGGCCCGAAAATCTGCGCAGAATTTTAAGAGTTCGCACTGCCATTGATAGTAAAAGGCGCCGGGCAATGGAAAGCGAACTTTTCGCCATGGAATGTATTGTTCCCGACAACCACGAATGGCTCTGCCAGATCGATCTTTGCTACAATGAAAACCCTGTTATTGCCGATCCTGAAACAAGAAAACGTATATCCAGTCAGCTCTGCACCCTGTTTGAATATGGTCTCTTCGGCCTTGGAAAAACAAAGGTTGAGTTGAAAACACAGCTCACTGCAGCAAAACCTCACCCGCTGGAATGCAAGCCACTTTATCGCACAGATTCGCCCGACAACCCCCTATGGATTATCACCCTCCAAACCAATGCTATGATTGTTCACCCAAAGGTACTTGCAGGCCCGGATAACTGCACCTCTGATAAACTGACCAGAGAATACCAACAATACTGGCATGAAATAGACAAAGATCTACAACTCGACAGGCACTTCAGCTGCCAGGTCCTTTATGGCCGCTATTTATCCCGGCGTTTTCAGAAAGGAAAACCATATAATCCATATCTCCTCGTAAAAGCAGGTTCGGTCTTTATTCTTTCTTCACAAGGCAACAAAAGGGCCACTAAACGGATTGGTGAAACACTGGCTAAACTGCAAAAAAACAACCTGCCCCTGCCGGGATGGGCAGGTGACATCTACGGAGAACCGATTGACTGGCAGAACTGTCCATGGCTGGCAAAACACGGTTTTGGAGAAATATGCGTCAACCTGCCGTTTCACGGTATATCATGTCCTGAATGGGAGGATATATAA